The genome window TGTTATTTGAACGACCGAGTTTTCCACTTGTTTGAAGATGGCAGTTAATGAACGTGGCTTGCCGGACTCAGAACTTATGGTAGTCAAGACTGCATTTTTTAGAGGCGCGTCTTGGTTTTGTGCAACTGTGTCTACGTTCTTTTGTACGACGGAAATCAGTTCGGTGTCAGAAGTGTGGCCAAGATTCGTTGCAACACTAAACACAAGTAGGACTGAAAGGAGCCCGATTGCCGAAATTTGGATTTTTTCTCGATTGTTCATTTGTTGCACCAAGGATTATTTCTGAATTACTGAGAACATTCTCAGATTTTGCCTATAACCATTGCGTAGAAATTGTATGTGTTTGAATTCTTGCACGAATGACGACTTCTTAACCGCATAGATAAAACTGAATTAACATTGTTACTTTGCCCCTAAATACCAGGATTGTTCAATTCCAAATGTGACGAGAACTAATCCATAACCCATACCAACCCTTGTCTTAATCCCCAAGACAGTTCTCGTCATCACCATATCAGTGAACATTGTTAATCACCGGATAAATAGCAGGAATTCGCACTTGTACTGTTGGCAAGGCAAAAGAATAAAGTAAATCAAAAGTTTAACTCACGCAAATTAATCTGGACTTGCGGCATCATACTTGCAGTAGCTGGAATCGGCTATGCTGCATTGATGTCTTCAGCCCCAGTCAATGCAAGGTATCCAGTGTTAGGAGTCCCAGCTAACCACTACATCAAGGTGGTAAATTCCCAGAACGGTCCTGCGTTTGTCAGCACGTCCACCAAGGGAGGAAAGGGATTCTCAGGGGCCGGAGGACACCTTACGCCCACAATCGAGGTTAACAATAACGAACTTGTGTCAATACACGTGCTTAACGAAGACCACCAAAAACACAATTTTAACATAGACCAGTTCAACGTCCACACAAAAGACCTTGATCATTTCGGTTCGCAATCAATTACGTTTGTTGCAGACAAATCAGGAAGGTTTAGCTATTATGATTCGCTCAACCCCAAGATGAACGGCACCATTTTGGTAGGCAAGTAGATTGCACCACACAGCAAAAAACACAGGCTTGCAATGTGGAGGACTTTGATTGGAAGACTCTGAGAACAGCCACAGCATTAGAGACGTGATTGAATCGTTTGTAGAGCAGATACAGACGACTAGGAAAATGTTATTTGGGATTACCATTTCTGCACTGATTCTGGCCCCATTGGCAATAGGCCTTTCAGCATATTTGGTAAAACATGAGCACTTTTTTTTCATCCTCGACGAGTATGATGAGTTTGGAACATTTCTTGTCATATTGCTTGTCACAGTCATAATCGTGTCATCGATTTGGCTAGTTTTGGGAATACGACAATTTGCAATGTTAAAGTCTTGGAATTCAAGATATTCAAATTATATTAAAAAGAAAGAAAAACTAGACGAGAAAATATCAGCCAGTTTTGATTTAGACGAGGATCAGGAGACTTAGTTTACTGCTGTCGGTGTCTGTTTTTCTTGGAAATAGATCCTCGTACGGCTCTATGATGTTTCGGCAAAACTCCATCCCCTTTGCAGTAACCCTGTAAATTGTAATTTTGCGCTTGCCGTCTTGCAGGACGGTCTTTGTAATTATTTGGCGCGCTTCTAATTCATCGATTATGTGCTTGTGTTTTTTTAGATTCAGGCCGCTGTAGCTTACCAGTGACGTCTGATTCAGTTCACCATATTGGGCGAGAAGCAAAATTATGTCTTTTATTATGTAGATCTTGTCACGGTAACCTTTGGTGACTGCCATAGTTTTTCAATTCTCTTTGAGAATAAATAACTTCTAGGAATGACCATCGTGTTTTTCAGCTTGATTAAAATAAATACAATCAGCCCAAAGAACCCACATTGGTTGGAACAAAAATTGACGGAGTCCTAGTGGCGTCCTCAGTCAAAGAAAGGGTAAGAAATGCAGTCTCTGAGCTAAAATCGCGTGGAGTTGAACCATGCCTTGCCACAATACTAGTCGGGGACAATCAGGCATCTGCCACATATGTGAAAAACAAGCACAAGGCATGTGCCGATGTTGGCATTCTGACCAAAGACCACAAGCTGCCAGCAACCACATCGCAAGAGGAAATGAATGAGCTGCTCAGCACCCTAAATTCAGACGAGTCCATCCACGGAATACTGGTTCAGCTTCCGCTCCCAAAGCAATTAGGAGAGTTTGAGACCACTTCAAGAATTTCGCCAATCAAGGATGTTGATGGGCTAACACCGTACAATGTCGGGCTACTGTCTTTGGGAAAAGCAATTCTAAAGGCATGTACGCCATCAGGAATAATCGAATTATTTGATTACTACAAAATAGACTTGGAAGGAAAAAACGTGGCAGTAATAAATCGGAGCAACCTGCTTGGAAAGCCACTATACCATCTGCTGCTGCAGCGAAACGCAACTGTCACCACTTGTCACTCCAAAACAAAGAACCTTCAAAAAATTTGCCACGATTCGGACATTATAATAACGGGGGTGGGAGATAGAACGAGGTTCACATTGACTCCAGAAATGATACACGACGGTGCCATAGTGATAGACGTTGCGACGACACGTCATGACGAAAAACTAGTCGGGGATTGCGATTTTGACAAAATAATACAAAAGGCGTCATTTGCATCACCAGTGCCAGGAGGCGTTGGGCCAATGACAATTGCAATGCTTTTAAAAAACACGGTTACTGCGGCTTCGCTAAGTGAGAGCATTGTCAGAAGATAAGCCACGGTTGCGCAGCCATTTGCTTGAAAAGCGCGACGGACTGTCGCATGACTTTATGACAATAGCAAGCAAGCAAATCCAAAGAAACCTCAAAAAAATAGAGGCATTTAGGAACGCAGAAAAAGTTGCCTGCTATTATTCCATTGGAAGCGAGGTCAAGACGCTTGACATAATACAGCAGATGATAAGCGAGGGCAGAACGGTTGCGCTCCCAAGAGTCGTAGATGACGATCTAGTTTTTTGTGCCGTCAAGAACTTTGAGGAGCTACAAAAAGGAGAGTTTGGGATAATGGAGCCAAGGAAAAACTGCCCCATAGTTGACGATTTTGACATCATTTTGGTTCCAGCAGTGGCAATGATGCGAACAGGCCAGAGACTTGGCTACGGCATGGGATACTATGACAGGTTTTTGTCAAAGCACAAGATAACCACAATAGCGTTAGAGTATTCAAAACTTGTTGTCAGGAACATACCAAAATCAGATGGCGACGTCCCAATACAATGGGTTGTCACCGAAGATGAAGTGATAAGAACATCACAGGTAAAGTAGGCCTTTTTTCCCAATATCCATTCTGCAATACTTGTTTTTCCAAGATATTTTGCCTGCGGCAGAATACGCGTTTGCGATTGCACTTTGTAGTGAATCCCCAAGCGCAGTTACGCCCAAAACACGCCCGCCGCTTGTGAGAACTTTGTTATTTTCAAGTTTTGTCCCCGCATGAAACACGACGGCGTGCGTTTCATCGACAGAGTCCAATCCAGCAATCTCGTCATTTTTTGGATAGGATTCAGGATATCCCCGTGATGCCAAAACTATGCAAACGGCACTTTGCTTTTTCCAGGAAACGGCAGGTAGTTTTGCAAGTGTTCCATCAGAGCTTGCCGTGAGATATTCAAACAGATCAGAGTCCATGCGAACCAGTATTGGCTGGCATTCTGGATCCCCCATCCTTGCATTGTATTCCAGCACGTATGGATTGCCATCTTTTAGCATGATTCCCGCATAAAGAAATCCCTTGAAAGTTATTCCCTCAGACTTTAGGGACTCGATTGTTTTGTCGATGATGCTTTTTTGTATTTTTTCAGCTAGTTTATCATCAATTACGCCAGTTGGAGAATACGCCCCCATTCCGCCGGTGTTTGGACCCTTGTCATCATCAAATATTCTTTTGTGGTCCTGACTTGTCGCCATCGGAATTGCGATGTTTCCGTCAGAGAGCGCGATGTACGATGCTTCAACGCCGTCTATTTTTTCCTCCACGATTATTCTTTTTCCTGCGTTCCCAAACGACTGCTTTACTAAAATCAAATCTATTGCGTCAAAGGCTTCTTGTTTGCCGTTGCATACGATGACTCCCTTTCCTGCGGCAAGCCCATCTGCCTTTATTACCACATCATAGTCTTTTGATTTGACGTATTCTTTTGCGGACGCAGGATCATCGAAGACCTCAAAGGCGGCAGTCGGAATGTTGTTTCGCTTCATGAATGTTTTTGCCCAAATTTTGCTTGACTCAAGCTGTGCTGCATTTTTTGTCGGGCCAAAAATTGGAAGGTTTCTTTCGTTAAACTTGTCCACAATCCCCAGGGCAAGCGGGACTTCGGGGCCAACTACTGTAAAGCAGTTGTTTTTTGCAGCAAAGTCTGCCAGTTTGTCGAGTTCGTCTACTTGGATCGGAATGTTGTTTTTGGTTCCGCCATTACCAGGCGCAAAAAATATCTGGCCCACTTTTGTTGATTTGGATAATTTCCACCCAATCGCGTGTTCACGTCCGCCAGAGCCAACAACTAAAACATCAACCAACATGTGGACTTTTGGAGCCTCGTATATATTCCAAATTTAGATTAGCAATCCACCTAAGAACAAGCGGCATCTAATCTAGCTTTATAAAATCAGATCAGATACCAGAGTGATATTGCATTTAGCAAAAGAATTTGATTCAAAAAATATCGAGGAGGAGATCAGATCTCACTACACCAAGATAGGTCTTCAGAAAATTATTTCAAAGTCAGATGAGAAGAAATCAAAGATAATTTTCATCGAGGGTCCGCCCACAATGAACGGCATCCCACATGCGGGACACCTGCGAGGACGCGTCATGAAGGACTTTTGGTACAGATACATGACTCTAAAGGGACACAAGGTCACATTCAATGCGGGCTGGGACACGCAGGGGCTTCCAGTGGAATTGCAGGCAGAAAAGGAGCTTGGAATTACTGGAGGAAAGACAGAGATTCTAAAATCATTTGGAATTGAAAGACTAGTTGAGGAGTGCAAGCGCTTGGTTCACAAGTATAATGAAAAATGGATAAGAGTCGATCAGCTGCTCGGCATGTCATTTAATCAAGAAAAAGCATACTGGACTTACAAGGACGGATTCATCGAGCGAGAGTGGCAATTTCTAAAAAAAGCACATGAGACTGGAATTCTCACCGAGGGATACAGAGTTGTCGCATACTGCCCAAGCTGCCAGACATCGCTTAGCCATGCGGAGGTAAACCAGGGATATGACATGGTGCAAGACCCATCACTATACTACAAGGTCAAGATGGAATCAGAAGACGCATTCCTAATTGTATGGACAACAATGCCGTTTACCTTAGTAACAGATGCAATGGTCGGACTAAATCCGGAAGAAAACTACCATTATGTCAAAGTGGAAAACGAGACTTGGGTTGTCGGCGAAAAGAGACTAGATGAGTTCATGAAGGAGATAAAAATTGAAAATTACGAGATAATAAAAACGCTCAAGGGTTCCACATTTGAGGGGAAAAAATACGCACATCCACTACTAGATTTGATCCCAAAGCTAAAGGATTTGGCAAATGATCCCACAATTCATGTTGCGGTTGCAGAGTCGTTTGTCGATGCAAACACAGGAAGCGGGCTTGTGCACCTGTCACCTGCAAACGGCGAAGAAGACTATGAGATTGCCAGAAAGAGAAACGCTCCAATTTTCAATCCAATCAACGACGAGGTAAAGTTTACAGAGGATGCGGGAAAGTATGCAGGCCTTTTTGTTCGCGATGCAGACAGGATAATCGTAGACGACGTTCGGGGTGCAGGAGCGCTTGTCAGAATTGGCAAAATCAAGCACAAGTATCCGCTTTGCTGGAGGTCGCACCACCCAATTGTCTGGATTGCAAGAAGAGAGTTCTTTTACATGCTAGACAGACTTGGGGACAAAGCGATACAGGCAGCAGAAAACGTAGAGTATTTTTTTGAGCAGCCAAAGAACCGATTTTTAGGCATAATAAAAGAAAAACACCCGTGGTGCATTTCCCGTGAAAGGTTTTGGGGCTGCCCACTGCCAATCTGGAACTGCAAAAAATGTGGCCATATCGAGAGACTTTTTTCGAGAAAAGAGATAGTTGATTCTGCAGTAGATCTGCCAGATGGGCCAAACTTTGAGCTTCACAGACCATGGATCGACAAGGTAGTAATCAGGTGCAAAAAATGCAGCGCAAACATGGAAAGAGAGAAATTTGTTTTAGACACTTGGCACAACAGCGGCTCTGCGCCATACTCATCTCTGACAGACGAAGAATATGCGTCTGGAATACCTGCACCATTTCTGACAGAGGGCATAGACCAGACTCGCGGATGGGCATATACTCTTTTGATCGAAAATGTTATTTTGAACAACAAGCCAATTGCACCGTTCAAATCGTTCCTGTTTCAGGGTCACGTTCTCGATAAAAACGGCAACAAGATGAGCAAGAGCCTTGGAAACGTCATGGATGCAGAAGAGCTGCTTACAAAGTATCCAGTAGATTTGATCAGATTTTATTTCATGTGGAAGTCAAGCCCGATTGAACCGCTCAACTTTAGCACAGACGAGATGATGTCAAGACCATACCAGATCCTAAACACGCTATATCACATTCACCTGTATTTCAAACAAAACAGTGAATACGACAAGTTCGACAGTGATGCCACCCCCATCCAGTCGGTTCAAAGCAAGGGACTGCTCCAGCCCCCAGACATTTGGCTACTATCCAAATTGCAAAAACTCATCGTGCAGGTAGGTGAGAACAACGACAAGTGCAAGTTCCACGAGTCAGCAAAGGCAATCGAAGACTTTGTCATAAATTCGCTAAGCCAGATTTACATACCAATCACAAAAGCTGAGCTCTGGGAGGAAGACGGCGCAAACGAAAGAAGGTTTGCAATTTATGCAGTGTTGCACGAGATACTCAAAACACTTGACATCCTGATACACCCGCTTTGCCCCTATACCAGTGAATACCTGTATCTTGCAACATTTGGCAAGAATAGCATCCTGCTTGACAAGTGGCCACAGCACCAGCATGGACTGATCAACGAGTCAATCGAGGAATCATTTGATCTAATGAAAGAGGCAGTGTCAGTTTCTGCAGCGGCCAGGATGAAGGCCAAGCTGAAGCGAAGATGGCCGTTAAACGAAGCCATAATTTGCGTCAAAAAGTCAGAAAAGCCCAAAATTGAAACACTCTCGGATCTTCTCCTATCACAGCTAAACGTTGAAAAATTCAAAGTTGTTGAGATTGAAAGCAAAGAAGGTCTCGAATTACTCGATGAGATGCAAAAAGCAGGCATTCCAGCAAGGCCAGCCATAGAAATGGACAGAAAAAAGATAGGGCCAAAGGCAAAACAGCACATGGCACTGCTACTTGCCAAGTTTTCAGAAACAAGGCAGGAAGACATTGTGTCTGAATTGCTGGCAAATGGGGCATACGCGTTTGATGTTGGGCCTGCCAAGATAACACTAGACAGGGAAGACTTTGTAGTTGATTTTGATGCACGAGATGGTTTTGCATTTTCAAAAAGGGACGGCCTCGTTGTATTTATTTCGACCATACGAAACAGGGAGATGATGTCAAGGGGATTGGTAAAGGACTTGGCAAGAAGATTGCAGACGCTGCGAAAAGAAAGAGGATACAACCCGACAGACATCTTGCAGACAGCGTCAATACTTGATCTAGACGAAGAGTCACTTGAAATGGCAAAAGAAAAATCATCCGATCTTGCATTTTTAGTCAGAGTAAAACAGATCGACTTTGCAGGAGTCGGCAAGAACTACAAAGACGATGACATCGATGGTCAAAAAATTCGAATCTCAGTAGAGTAAGAAGCTCACTTTTAGCAAATCAGGGGGATTAAATATCAAAAACACCATTATATGATATGGTAAAGCAGATCAGCCTAGATGCATGGCAAACGCAGCACCTAGAGGATCTGTTAAAAAAAGCGTCTGCAATAGTTACAAAGACTGGAAATCCCATCATTTTGTACAGGCAGATGCTTGAAGAAGAAGAGGACGCATATGAAGAAATTGTTTGCTCGCTTACAGAAAAGTACGTAGTTGAGCAGCTAGTCATATCAGGAGGAGTGCTTCCGCCCACATTTAGACAGCAGTTCATATTTACCATAGACGAATTTCCGCAGAGGCTTTTGCGAAAAAGCAAGGATCTATTCTTGCAGACAATTGAGCTTCTTGAGGGCCAGATAAATTAACATACAGATTATAAAGACCGTAAAAAAATTTTCTGCATGCGTCTTTTGGAGTATCAGGCAAAGGAGCTGTTTGCGCAGTACGGCATCAAAACCCCAAAGGGAATATCCTCAAAAAACATAGAGCAGGCAAGAAACGATGCAAAGCAGCTAGGCTACCCATTTGTAATCAAGGTCCAAGTTCCAGTCGGCGGAAGGGGAAAAGCAGGAGGCATACAAAAGTGCCACAACGACGACGAGTTTGAGATCAAATATCCTCAGCTCCTAGACATGTCAATCAAGGGAGAAAAAACAAGGGCCATTTTGCTTGAGAAAATGGCAGAATATGAAAAAGAATTGTACTTGTCATTATTTTTGAATCGCAGCAAGAGATGCTACACAGTCATTGCGTCGTCTGAAGGAGGAGTCGAAATCGAATCCGTAAAAAACCAAGTCATACGCGAGGTAGGACTAGGCGACGTAGACGCCCAAACTGCAGAAGAGATTGCAAAGCAGATTGGACTGCAGGGAAAAACGATTCCAGATTTTGTAGACATGCTGCAAAGACTTGCAAAAATCACAGTTGAAAAAGAGACAGAGCTTGCAGAGATAAACCCAGTTGCGCTTCTAAAGGACGGATCACTTCTTGCACTTGACGGCAAAGTGGTTACAGACGACAACTCAAACTTTAGACACCCAGAGATGGAAAAATACCAAGAGAAAACAGAGCTTGAGGAAAGAGCGGAAAAAAGCGGATTTACACTAGTAGAGCTTGACGGAAACATAGCAGTTGTAGGCAACGGCGCAGGTCTTGTCATGTCAACACTTGACATGCTTGCAGACAACGGCGGAAAACCAGCATGCTTTCTTGACGTAGGAGGCGGTGCCACCACTGAATCAGTGTATGAGGCCCTCACACTAGTTTCCAAAATGAAGAAAGTAAAAGCAATTTTGGTTAACCTGTATGGAGGAATAGTAAAGACAACAACTGTCGCTGCAGCATTTATCAAAGCGTATGACGATAAGCTAATCGACTTGCCAGTTTATGC of Candidatus Nitrosotenuis sp. DW1 contains these proteins:
- a CDS encoding cupredoxin domain-containing protein → MARQKNKVNQKFNSRKLIWTCGIILAVAGIGYAALMSSAPVNARYPVLGVPANHYIKVVNSQNGPAFVSTSTKGGKGFSGAGGHLTPTIEVNNNELVSIHVLNEDHQKHNFNIDQFNVHTKDLDHFGSQSITFVADKSGRFSYYDSLNPKMNGTILVGK
- a CDS encoding winged helix-turn-helix domain-containing protein; the encoded protein is MAVTKGYRDKIYIIKDIILLLAQYGELNQTSLVSYSGLNLKKHKHIIDELEARQIITKTVLQDGKRKITIYRVTAKGMEFCRNIIEPYEDLFPRKTDTDSSKLSLLILV
- a CDS encoding bifunctional 5,10-methylenetetrahydrofolate dehydrogenase/5,10-methenyltetrahydrofolate cyclohydrolase is translated as MVGTKIDGVLVASSVKERVRNAVSELKSRGVEPCLATILVGDNQASATYVKNKHKACADVGILTKDHKLPATTSQEEMNELLSTLNSDESIHGILVQLPLPKQLGEFETTSRISPIKDVDGLTPYNVGLLSLGKAILKACTPSGIIELFDYYKIDLEGKNVAVINRSNLLGKPLYHLLLQRNATVTTCHSKTKNLQKICHDSDIIITGVGDRTRFTLTPEMIHDGAIVIDVATTRHDEKLVGDCDFDKIIQKASFASPVPGGVGPMTIAMLLKNTVTAASLSESIVRR
- a CDS encoding 5-formyltetrahydrofolate cyclo-ligase — encoded protein: MSEDKPRLRSHLLEKRDGLSHDFMTIASKQIQRNLKKIEAFRNAEKVACYYSIGSEVKTLDIIQQMISEGRTVALPRVVDDDLVFCAVKNFEELQKGEFGIMEPRKNCPIVDDFDIILVPAVAMMRTGQRLGYGMGYYDRFLSKHKITTIALEYSKLVVRNIPKSDGDVPIQWVVTEDEVIRTSQVK
- the purD gene encoding phosphoribosylamine--glycine ligase codes for the protein MLVDVLVVGSGGREHAIGWKLSKSTKVGQIFFAPGNGGTKNNIPIQVDELDKLADFAAKNNCFTVVGPEVPLALGIVDKFNERNLPIFGPTKNAAQLESSKIWAKTFMKRNNIPTAAFEVFDDPASAKEYVKSKDYDVVIKADGLAAGKGVIVCNGKQEAFDAIDLILVKQSFGNAGKRIIVEEKIDGVEASYIALSDGNIAIPMATSQDHKRIFDDDKGPNTGGMGAYSPTGVIDDKLAEKIQKSIIDKTIESLKSEGITFKGFLYAGIMLKDGNPYVLEYNARMGDPECQPILVRMDSDLFEYLTASSDGTLAKLPAVSWKKQSAVCIVLASRGYPESYPKNDEIAGLDSVDETHAVVFHAGTKLENNKVLTSGGRVLGVTALGDSLQSAIANAYSAAGKISWKNKYCRMDIGKKGLLYL
- the ileS gene encoding isoleucine--tRNA ligase; its protein translation is MHLAKEFDSKNIEEEIRSHYTKIGLQKIISKSDEKKSKIIFIEGPPTMNGIPHAGHLRGRVMKDFWYRYMTLKGHKVTFNAGWDTQGLPVELQAEKELGITGGKTEILKSFGIERLVEECKRLVHKYNEKWIRVDQLLGMSFNQEKAYWTYKDGFIEREWQFLKKAHETGILTEGYRVVAYCPSCQTSLSHAEVNQGYDMVQDPSLYYKVKMESEDAFLIVWTTMPFTLVTDAMVGLNPEENYHYVKVENETWVVGEKRLDEFMKEIKIENYEIIKTLKGSTFEGKKYAHPLLDLIPKLKDLANDPTIHVAVAESFVDANTGSGLVHLSPANGEEDYEIARKRNAPIFNPINDEVKFTEDAGKYAGLFVRDADRIIVDDVRGAGALVRIGKIKHKYPLCWRSHHPIVWIARREFFYMLDRLGDKAIQAAENVEYFFEQPKNRFLGIIKEKHPWCISRERFWGCPLPIWNCKKCGHIERLFSRKEIVDSAVDLPDGPNFELHRPWIDKVVIRCKKCSANMEREKFVLDTWHNSGSAPYSSLTDEEYASGIPAPFLTEGIDQTRGWAYTLLIENVILNNKPIAPFKSFLFQGHVLDKNGNKMSKSLGNVMDAEELLTKYPVDLIRFYFMWKSSPIEPLNFSTDEMMSRPYQILNTLYHIHLYFKQNSEYDKFDSDATPIQSVQSKGLLQPPDIWLLSKLQKLIVQVGENNDKCKFHESAKAIEDFVINSLSQIYIPITKAELWEEDGANERRFAIYAVLHEILKTLDILIHPLCPYTSEYLYLATFGKNSILLDKWPQHQHGLINESIEESFDLMKEAVSVSAAARMKAKLKRRWPLNEAIICVKKSEKPKIETLSDLLLSQLNVEKFKVVEIESKEGLELLDEMQKAGIPARPAIEMDRKKIGPKAKQHMALLLAKFSETRQEDIVSELLANGAYAFDVGPAKITLDREDFVVDFDARDGFAFSKRDGLVVFISTIRNREMMSRGLVKDLARRLQTLRKERGYNPTDILQTASILDLDEESLEMAKEKSSDLAFLVRVKQIDFAGVGKNYKDDDIDGQKIRISVE
- a CDS encoding succinate--CoA ligase subunit beta, whose product is MRLLEYQAKELFAQYGIKTPKGISSKNIEQARNDAKQLGYPFVIKVQVPVGGRGKAGGIQKCHNDDEFEIKYPQLLDMSIKGEKTRAILLEKMAEYEKELYLSLFLNRSKRCYTVIASSEGGVEIESVKNQVIREVGLGDVDAQTAEEIAKQIGLQGKTIPDFVDMLQRLAKITVEKETELAEINPVALLKDGSLLALDGKVVTDDNSNFRHPEMEKYQEKTELEERAEKSGFTLVELDGNIAVVGNGAGLVMSTLDMLADNGGKPACFLDVGGGATTESVYEALTLVSKMKKVKAILVNLYGGIVKTTTVAAAFIKAYDDKLIDLPVYARLMGSESEKSKEMLKNTRTKMFDSVEDAINGVVMEVNKRG